From the genome of Candidatus Eremiobacteraceae bacterium:
TCGCGCCGAGTTGTCCGGACTAGCGGTCAACCTGCGCCATGCGGCTCTCGTTGTATCGCGGTCCGGCCACCTTATCCGGCGAGAGCGCGGTCTCAAGTTCGGTCATGTCTTCAGACGTGATCTTCACCGTTTCCGCAGCGACATTTTCCTCGAGGTAACGTAGCCGCTTCGTTCCCGGAATCGGAACGATATCCGGGCCTTTATGCAGGAGCCACGCGAGCGCGATCTGAGCGGGCGTGGCGTTCTTGCGCGCCGCAAGTTCGCGCACGGTGGACGCGGCTCGCATGTTCGCGTCGAAATTGGCGCCTTGGTAGCGCGGGTCGTCGCGGCGGAAATCGCCGTCGACCAACTCCTCCGCACGCTTGGCCGAGCCCGTGAGAAAACCGCGGCCGAGCGGCGCAAAAGGCACGAGGCCGATGCCCAATTCACGCAAGAGCGGAATGATCCGTGGTTCGAGGTTCCGCTCCCACAGCGAGTATTCGCTCTGCAGCGCGGTTATCGGATGCACGGCGTGCGCGCGCCGGATCGTGTTCTCTCCGGCTTCCGATAGACCGAGGAAGCGGACCTTGCCTTCGCGCACGAGCTCGGCCATCGCCCCGACCGTTTCCTCGATCGGAACCGCGCGATCCACGCGATGTTGGTACAGAAGATCGATGCGATCCGTGGCGAGCCGGCGCAATGAACCTTCGACGGCTTCGCGCACATGTTCTGGCCGGCTGTCTTGGCCGACGATACCTTCCTCGCCGAAACGGAAGCCGAACTTCGTGGCGATGAAGACCTTATCTCGGTGGCCGTGCAGTGCGCGACCGATCAGCTCCTCGTTGGTATATGGTCCGTACGCTTCCGCGGTGTCGAAGAGTGTCACGCCGAGCTCGATCGCGCGATGAAGCGTCGCAACAGATTCGCGCTCGTCTCGCTCCTCGGGGCTGCCGTAGGAGGCGCTCATGCTCATGCATCCGAGGCCGAGCGCGGAAACAGTGAAGCCTTCTGAACCGAGTTTGCGAGTGCTCAACATGGTGCCGCTCCGTTTCGACTAGTCGATCGCTGCTTGATACTGCTCGTCGCTGACCTTCTCCATCCACTCGACTTGTTTGCCGTCGAGCTTTTCTTGGATGGCGATATGCGTCATAGCCGTTGCATGAGCCGCACCATGCCAATGTTTCTCGCCTGGGGCGATCACGACGACGTCGCCTGGGCGAATTTCTTCGATGGGCCCGCCCCAAAGCTGCGCTCGTCCGCAACCGGCGAGCACGACCAGCGTCTGCCCGAGCGGATGCGTGTGCCACGCCGTCCGTGCGCCCGGCTCGAACGTGACGCTCGCGCCGCTCACGCGCGCCGGATCGGACCTATCGAAAAGTGGATCGATACGGACAGTCCCAGTGAAATATTCCGCCGGTCCCTTACCGGAAGGCTGCGAGCCTGCGCGCTTGATGTCCATCTTCTTCCTTTCGGACTTGAGTTCGACAGTTCGTGCTAAGGAATCTGAACTGTGTACCGCTAAGCGGCCATGATGAAACATTCGCTGGGGCGTTACGTCTATGGCGTGGCGGCGATTGGCTTTGGCGTCTGCGCCCTTGTCTGGCATGACATCAGCAACTGGCTGCAAATCAAGGCGCCCGGCGACCTTGCCCACAACACGATCATCACCTCCGTCGTGGCGATCATCGAGATACTCGGAGGCGCAGCGGTTCTTTGGCCGAGGACGGCCCGGGCAGGCGCGATCGTGCTCGGTGCGATGTACTTCGTCTTCGCACTGTTCACGGTACCGTTCATCATCAAGCAGCCGCTCGTCTACAATAGCTACGGAAACTTTTTCGAGCAATTCTCGTTCGTCGCGGGCGCTATAATCCTCTACGCGATTTCCCCTCCGGTCGCCGCGACTCGCGATTCGAAACTGACGGTGTTCGGATACTACACGTTCGGCCTCTGTGTGCTCTCGTTCGGGCTGGAACAACTTTTCTATCTTGCTCCCACTGCAAGTCTCGTTCCGAAATGGATTCCGCCCGGACAGATGTTCTGGGCGATCGCGACCACCATCGCATTTGGGCTTGCCGCCGTCGCGCTGCTCACGGGGTTGAAAGCGCGGCTCGCGTCCGGATTGACCACTGCGATGCTCATCGGTTTCGGGCTGATAGTCTGGGCGCCGGCGCTTGTCGCCAATCCCCATGACTTTTTCAGTTGGACCGAAACGGTGGAGACGTTCGGCATCGCCGGCTCAACGTGGATGGTCGCCGAGTATCTCGGGCGACCTCGTTCGAACGACTCGGCCCAAGCAATCTGAAAAATCGCGGAAGGCGTCGTAGCCTTCGCAAAGGCACCCTCTGCAGATCTGCCGTAAGATTTGCTCGATGACACGTCTTCAAAGCACGCGTTCGGCTCGCGTACTGAGCGGTCTTTGTCTGTTCGTCGCGCTCTGCGCAACGCCCCAAGCGGCGCGAACCCAGCCTGCGGGCGTCTCGCTCGTCGGTATCTGGGGAAGCACGAGCGTTGCTATGCCGACATTGCGCGGCGAGCTCACGGTGACGCGCGCCGGTGCGAATTGGAAAGCTCTCATCTCAGGCGTGAGCGCGGCCGCTTCTTCGCCTGACAATCGGATTCAATTTGTATTCCCGAGCGGACTGGGTCAATTTCGCGGCCGTGTGAATCCGGATGGAAAGACGATCGCCGGCTTCTGGTGCCAACCGGCGACGGCCGCGAACCAAGCGCTCGCGTCTCCGGTCGTTCTCATGCGCTCGGCCTCTAACGTCTGGCGCGGTTTCGTACGTCCGCTCGATGGGCGTTTCACTCTTTATCTCAGGATCTTCCGCAACGCCGATGGCTCGCTCACCGGCGCATTTCGCAATCCCGAGATGAATTCTCGCGGCGGCGCGAGCCAGTTCAGCGTCACACAGTCCGGCGGCGTGGTGCATTTCGCCGCACAGCCCGATCCGTCGCAGCCGCCGATCCGACTTGGCGCTGATCTCCTCAGCGCGCCGGATCGTCTTCAGATCTATTGGCCGGATGCGGCGAGCGTGCTGCAGTTACAGCGGCTTTCGAAAGCAGAGGCAGCGGCATTTTACCCGCGGCCGCCGGGTTCAGCGCCGATCAGCTACCGCGAGCCTCAGAACATCGGCGACGGATGGGTGACGGCCCGCGCGCGCGACGTGGGCATGGATGAAGCTCTGCTTGCGAAGCTCGTGCAGCAGTTGGCCGCGTCCGATCCTTCCGTTAGGCGCCCGGCCCTCATCCATTCTCTCCTCGTGGCGAGGCACGGCAAGCTCGTGCTCGAGGAATACTTCTTCGGCTTCGATCGCGATGAGCCGCACGATTTGCGGTCGGCAGGCAAGACCTTTGCGGCGGTCATGCTGGGGACGGCGATGTTGCAAGGCATTCGTGTGAGCGCGCAGACGCACATCTACCCATTGCTCTCCGCCATGGGCCCGTTCGCGCATCAGGACGCGCGCAAGAACGAGATCACGATCGGACAGCTCATGACGCACACCTCCGGTCTGGCCTGTGACGACAACAGCGACCGTTCGCCCGGCAGCGAGGACGCAATGCAGGGCCAAACGGCACAGCCGGATTGGTGGAAGTATACCCTCGATCTGCCGATGGCGCACGAACCTGGCGCGATCTATGCGTACTGCTCCGGCGGAATGAATCTCGTGGGCGCGGCGCTCACCACAGCGACGAACACATGGCTGCCGGAATATTTTGACCGGACTGTCGCGCAGCCGCTCCACTTCGGGCGCTACTACTGGAACCTCATGCCGACGGGCGAAGGATACCTCGGCGGAGGCGCTTTCGTGCGGCCTCGCGATCTGCTCAAGATCGGCCAGCTGTACTTGAATGGCGGCGTCTGGAACGGTAAACGCATCGTCTCATCGGCGTGGGTCGCAAGCTCGACGTCGCAGCACGTAGCGATCACCCCAGCGACCACCGGTCTGAGCGCCGACGAGTTCCCTAACTTCTACGGCGTAGGCGCCGACGGCTTCGCGTGGCATCTCGACTGGCTGCATGCGGGCGGTCATAGTTATCGGGAATATGGTGCCACGGGCAACGGCGGTCAGCTGCTCATCGTCGTTCCGGAGCTCGACATGACTGTCGTGTTCACGGCCGGAAATTTCGGGCAGGGCGGCATATGGAGCCAATTCCGCAGCCGCTTGGTGCCTGAGCGAATCATCCCCGCCATCCGTCACTGACCGCAGAACGGCGCCGGAGAACTGCTCCGGCTGCCGGTGTCTGCTCAGTGAAGCTACTTGACAACGGGCCGGTAAATGTGGTATTTAGTCAACTGACCAAGGCGAGTGACTTACTCGGGA
Proteins encoded in this window:
- a CDS encoding cupin domain-containing protein; translation: MDIKRAGSQPSGKGPAEYFTGTVRIDPLFDRSDPARVSGASVTFEPGARTAWHTHPLGQTLVVLAGCGRAQLWGGPIEEIRPGDVVVIAPGEKHWHGAAHATAMTHIAIQEKLDGKQVEWMEKVSDEQYQAAID
- a CDS encoding aldo/keto reductase translates to MLSTRKLGSEGFTVSALGLGCMSMSASYGSPEERDERESVATLHRAIELGVTLFDTAEAYGPYTNEELIGRALHGHRDKVFIATKFGFRFGEEGIVGQDSRPEHVREAVEGSLRRLATDRIDLLYQHRVDRAVPIEETVGAMAELVREGKVRFLGLSEAGENTIRRAHAVHPITALQSEYSLWERNLEPRIIPLLRELGIGLVPFAPLGRGFLTGSAKRAEELVDGDFRRDDPRYQGANFDANMRAASTVRELAARKNATPAQIALAWLLHKGPDIVPIPGTKRLRYLEENVAAETVKITSEDMTELETALSPDKVAGPRYNESRMAQVDR
- a CDS encoding serine hydrolase, encoding MTRLQSTRSARVLSGLCLFVALCATPQAARTQPAGVSLVGIWGSTSVAMPTLRGELTVTRAGANWKALISGVSAAASSPDNRIQFVFPSGLGQFRGRVNPDGKTIAGFWCQPATAANQALASPVVLMRSASNVWRGFVRPLDGRFTLYLRIFRNADGSLTGAFRNPEMNSRGGASQFSVTQSGGVVHFAAQPDPSQPPIRLGADLLSAPDRLQIYWPDAASVLQLQRLSKAEAAAFYPRPPGSAPISYREPQNIGDGWVTARARDVGMDEALLAKLVQQLAASDPSVRRPALIHSLLVARHGKLVLEEYFFGFDRDEPHDLRSAGKTFAAVMLGTAMLQGIRVSAQTHIYPLLSAMGPFAHQDARKNEITIGQLMTHTSGLACDDNSDRSPGSEDAMQGQTAQPDWWKYTLDLPMAHEPGAIYAYCSGGMNLVGAALTTATNTWLPEYFDRTVAQPLHFGRYYWNLMPTGEGYLGGGAFVRPRDLLKIGQLYLNGGVWNGKRIVSSAWVASSTSQHVAITPATTGLSADEFPNFYGVGADGFAWHLDWLHAGGHSYREYGATGNGGQLLIVVPELDMTVVFTAGNFGQGGIWSQFRSRLVPERIIPAIRH